A genomic region of Raphanus sativus cultivar WK10039 chromosome 6, ASM80110v3, whole genome shotgun sequence contains the following coding sequences:
- the LOC108813472 gene encoding urea-proton symporter DUR3 produces the protein MEPKCPPFDFPEKYYHGGGSECERQRHFFEDSTTLDQGVGYAVILGFGAFFAVFTSFLVWLEKRYVGARHTSEWFNTAGRNVKTGLIASVIVSQWTWAATILQSSNVAWQYGVSGPFWYASGASIQVLLFGVMAIEIKRKAPNAHTVCEIVKARWGTATHIVFLVFCLTTNVVVTAMLLLGGSAVVNALTGVNIYAASFLIPIGVVVYTLAGGLKATFLASYVHSVIVHVVLVIFVYLVYTLSSELGSPSVVYDRLIHMSAKSRVCAEPLSHDGQACGPVHGNYRGSYVTMLSSGGAVFGLINIVGNFGTVFVDNGYWVSAIAARPSATHKGYLLGGLVWFAVPFSLATSLGLGALALDLPITADEANRGLVPPATAIALMGKTGSMLLLTMVFMAVTSAGSSELIAVSSLFTYDIYRTYINPKATGKQILRVSRSGVLGFGCLMGILAVILNKVGVSLGWMYLAMGVLIGSAVIPIAFMLLWSKANAIGAILGSISGCLLGIITWLSTAKIQYGRVDLVTTGKNAPMLAGNLVAILTGGLIHAVCSVVQPQNYDWSTTREIKLVEDGASGDVNDVPLEELRDEKLKRAKAWIVRWGLVFTLLIVIIWPVLSLPARVFSRGYFWFWSIVAIAWGTIGSIVIVGLPLIESWGTIKSVCMGLFTNDRLMDRLDDLNHRLRALTLAVPEAERIYLLELEKIKKTDEERSV, from the exons ATGGAGCCCAAGTGTCCTCCTTTTGACTTCCCGGAGAAATATTACCATGGTGGCGGAAGCGAATGCGAGAGGCAGAGACACTTCTTCGAAGATTCGACGACGCTTGATCAAGGTGTTGGCTACGCCGTTATTCTCGGTTTTGGTGCTTTCTTTGCCGTCTTCACATCTTTTCTG GTTTGGTTAGAAAAACGATATGTTGGGGCTCGACACACCTCTGAATGGTTCAATACAGCCGGAAGAAACGTCAAGACAGGACTTATTGCAAGTGTTATCGTATCACAG TGGACATGGGCTGCGACGATACTGCAAAGTTCAAACGTTGCATGGCAGTATGGTGTTAGTGGACCATTCTGGTACGCTAGTGGAGCCTCCATACAG GTACTCTTGTTCGGTGTGATGGCGATTGAGATAAAAAGAAAAGCTCCTAATGCTCACACAGTCTGCGAAATCGTGAAGGCTCG TTGGGGAACCGCAACACATATAGTGTTCTTGGTATTTTGTCTGACGACAAACGTGGTAGTGACGGCAATGCTATTGCTTGGTGGCTCGGCCGTGGTGAATGCCCTCACTGGAGTAAATATTTACGCCGCAAGCTTCCTCATTCCTATAGGCGTCGTTGTCTATACTTTGGCAGGAGGACTTAAAGCTACTTTCCTCGCAAGCTATGTTCATTCTGTCATAg TTCACGTGGTTTTAGTCATCTTTGTGTATCTGGTCTACACTTTGAGTAGTGAGCTTGGGAGTCCATCTGTGGTCTATGACCGGTTAATACATATGTCCGCTAAGTCAAGGGTATGCGCGGAGCCACTCTCACACGACGGACAAGCTTGCGGTCCAGTCCACGGCAACTACAGAGGCTCTTATGTCACCATGTTGAGCTCTGGTGGTGCTGTCTTCGGTCTCATCAACATTGTAGGAAACTTTGGCACTGTCTTCGTCGACAAT GGTTATTGGGTGAGTGCTATAGCTGCTAGACCTTCAGCAACTCACAAGGGGTATTTACTTGGTGGACTCGTGTGGTTCGCTGTGCCATTCTCTTTAGCAACCTCGTTAGGCCTTGGTGCACTTGCCCTCGATTTGCCTATAACCGCAGATGAGGCTAATCGAGGTCTAGTCCCGCCTGCTACTGCCATTGCTCTCATGGGTAAAACAGGATCCATGCTTCTTCTCACTATGGTTTTCAT GGCTGTAACATCTGCTGGTTCTTCTGAGCTAATCGCGGTCTCATCCCTTTTCACTTACGACATCTACCGAACATACATAAACCCTAAAGCAACCGGTAAACAGATATTGAGAGTCTCAAGATCCGGGGTTCTCGGATTCGGGTGTCTAATGGGGATTCTTGCAGTGATCTTGAACAAAGTTGGGGTTTCACTCGGATGGATGTATCTCGCAATGGGAGTCCTCATCGGCTCTGCCGTTATTCCCATCGCTTTCATGCTTTTGTGGAGTAAAGCTAATGCAATTGGTGCGATTCTTGGGTCGATCTCTGGCTGTCTTCTTGGGATCATTACTTGGTTATCAACCGCAAAGATACAATACGGACGCGTTGATCTGGTTACTACAGGGAAAAATGCTCCGATGTTAGCTGGTAACCTCGTTGCGATTCTAACAG GAGGATTGATCCATGCGGTGTGCAGTGTAGTCCAGCCACAGAATTATGATTGGTCGACGACAAGGGAGATCAAATTGGTGGAAGATGGGGCTTCAGGGGACGTAAATGATGTTCCTTTGGAGGAGTTAAGAGACGAGAAGCTGAAAAGAGCTAAAGCTTGGATTGTTAGATGGGGTCTTGTCTTCACTCTCCTCATTGTTATCATCTGGCCAGTTCTCTCTCTCCCAGCCC GTGTATTTAGCAGGGGATATTTCTGGTTCTGGTCAATTGTGGCTATAGCTTGGGGAACTATAGGATCAATTGTGATAGTTGGTTTGCCTTTGATCGAAAGCTGGGGAACGATCAAGAGCGTTTGTATGGGACTGTTCACTAACGATAGGTTAATGGACAGGCTTGATGACTTGAACCATAGGTTACGCGCTTTAACCTTGGCTGTACCGGAAGCTGAAAGGATTTATTTGCTCGAACTCGAGAAGATTAAGAAAACTGACGAAGAAAGATCAGTATGA